A stretch of DNA from Actinomycetota bacterium:
GTGTCGGCGTCGCAACGCTCGATCACACAGCTGCGGTCGCGCACGGCCAGCGCCCGCCGTTGCTCGACATCGACGTAGCGCGTGGCGCGCGTCACCGCCTTGATGTCGACACCGTGGGTCACGATCAGGCTGAGGTAGGCATCGTGCGCCCAGGACCGCACAACCGACACCGGCAGCGGCCCGATGCCCGCGATCTCGCACGTCTCGCCCGCGACCGCGTGGCTCCGCACGAGCGCGTCGTAGTCGACGAGCACGTTGATCACGGCACGTGCCGGCTTGCGCTTCGCGCCCGAGCCCGGCGCCGCGCACACCAGGGCCTCGAGCGCGTCCATGGCATACGCGGCACGAGGCTCGCGTCGACCCTCGCGGCGAGCCGACCTGAACACGCGATCGATCTCGGCGTCGAGGGCCGCCAGCAACCGTGCTCCCGCGTCGGGCGTCGTGCGGAACTGTCCGCAGAGCGCGCCCTCGCCGTCGGTCCAGGTGCGCAGGCATCGGTTGCGTCTGATCGCTTCGTAACGCGCCCGCTCGTCGGTGGCCGCGTGACGCACCCGACGGCACTCGTCGCTCAGCTGCTTCATCGTGCCGTTCGTCCGCGCGAGCAGCCCCGCCTCTGACGCGGGGCTCACCGTCGCGGCGGCCGCCACCTCCTGCGCCTGGCTCTCGCTCAACCTTCCGGATCGGAATGCGTCAGCGGTCGCGGGCAAGCTCGCGAGGCGCGCGGCGGTCTCGAGCGATGTCTGCGCCCGGCCGACGCTGACGCCCGTCGTGTGCGCGAGGAAGTGGACGGCGCTGCGCTCGCCGCTCCGGCGCCAGACGTTGGACTCCTCGACCCGCGCCGCCATCAGCGTGCGGCCCGCGGCCCCCAGGCGCTCGGCCTCGACGAACGCCGAGAGCCACGCGAGCGCGTCGTCGCCGCGCACGCATCGAGGCTCGAGCTCGGCGACGATGCGCCGGATCGTCTTCACCGCGCCCTCGAGCTCTGCCAGCTCGGACATCGCTGCTCCCGTAGGAGGGGATGACAAGGGGGGAAGAGCTGACGCTATGATATCGAACAGGTGTTCGACTGTCAAGCGTTATTCGTAGAGGCGGACCTTGACAGGGGTGCCCAGCCCCCCGATGTTCGTGATGGCGAAGTTCGGGCTGTCGAGGTCGACTATCCAGCCGATCAAGCCTCCGTTGAATGTTGTCTTGCGGCCTGGAGGATCGTTCGGTGAACAGGGTTGTGCCGTGGAGCACGACCGGATCGTGCCCGCTGGTGCGTAGACGACGCCGTTCCACGTGTTGTCGCCGCCATTGAACCGGATTGCCGCCTCGCCGCCGCATCCGGTATCGCCTGCGCTCGAGAAGGCCAGGACGTCGTTGTTGCGGGCTCGGAGCTGGAAACCGTCACCGCTGAAGACGATGTGATCGGTACTCACGAAGGTCGCCTGTCCCGACAGTGGCCCGCTGAGCTCGATCGGACCGGTGCTGTAGATCATGAGGTTCTGTCTCACGTGGTCGGGAGCGTCCAGCGCGCCATTCTGCTGCAGCCATCCGTTGTCGACCGTCGCGTTCCCGGCGTTGATGTAGAGACTCC
This window harbors:
- a CDS encoding DUF222 domain-containing protein, with translation MSELAELEGAVKTIRRIVAELEPRCVRGDDALAWLSAFVEAERLGAAGRTLMAARVEESNVWRRSGERSAVHFLAHTTGVSVGRAQTSLETAARLASLPATADAFRSGRLSESQAQEVAAAATVSPASEAGLLARTNGTMKQLSDECRRVRHAATDERARYEAIRRNRCLRTWTDGEGALCGQFRTTPDAGARLLAALDAEIDRVFRSARREGRREPRAAYAMDALEALVCAAPGSGAKRKPARAVINVLVDYDALVRSHAVAGETCEIAGIGPLPVSVVRSWAHDAYLSLIVTHGVDIKAVTRATRYVDVEQRRALAVRDRSCVIERCDADTRLQRDHRVPFARGGPTALDNLQRLCAFHHALKSKGWRLTGGVGCYRLVPPDGDGGGGGR